CCTATGAATGGATGGCCCGGCCATCCACCGCCATGGCCGCTTCCTTCACAGCTTCCGACAACGTGGGATGGGCATGACAGGTGCGCGCCAGGTCTTCTGCCGAGCCGCCAAATTCCATCAGAACAGCAACTTCGTGAATCATTTCGCCAGCTTGCGCACCCACAATATGGCAGCCCAACACCTTGTCGGTCTTGGCATCAGCGAGGATTTTCACGAAACCATCGGTCGTCTGGTTGGCCTTGGCGCGGCCATTGGCAAGGAAAAGAAATTTCCCGGATTTGTATTCAATGCCGGCCTGCTTCAATTCTTCTTCGGTCTTGCCGACCGAAGCCACTTCCGGAGACGTATAGACCACGCCGGGAATGACGCCGTAATTCACATGGCCCGCCTGGCCAGCCAGAAGTTCAGCGACAGCGATGCCCTCATCTTCCGCCTTGTGGGCCAGCATGGGTCCGCGGATCACATCACCAATCGCGTAGATGCCCGGAACGGACGTGGCGAAATCTTCATTCACTTCCACACGGCCGCGCGCATCAAGCACAATGCCTGCTTCTTTCGCACCCAGCCCTTCGGTATTGGCGGCCCGGCCCACGGCCAGCAGCACCACGTCCGAAATAATCTTCTCCGCAGCGCCACCAGCAGCAGGCTCCACCGACAGCGTGACGCCCGCAGCTGAAGTCTCAGCGCCCATCACCTTGGACGACAGCTTGAAAACAAAACCCTGCTTTTCGAGCAAACGCTGGAACGCCTTGGCCACTTCTGCATCCATGCCGGGCAGGATGCGGTCGAGATATTCCACCACCGTCACTTTAGAGCCCAGCCGCTGATAGACCGAACCCAGTTCAAGCCCGATCACGCCAGCCCCGATCACCGTCAGCGAGGCCGGAATCTTTTCGAGCACCAGGGCGCCGGTGGAACTAACGATAGTCTTCTCGTCAACCTCAACGCCCTTGAGCTTGGAGGATTCCGAACCGGTGGCGATCACAATGTTCTTGGCTTCGTGAACCGTGTCGCCCACCTTCACCTTGCCGGCGCCGATGATGGTGGCACTGCCACGGATCACATCAATCTTGTTCTTCTTGAACAGGAAGTCGATGCCCTTGGTATTGCTTTCCACCACCTCTTGCTTGAATTTCAGCATCTGGCCGAAATCAACCTTGGTGTCGGCGGTCAGGCCCATGCGGGCAAAACCATGCTTGCTCTCGGCCAGAAGCTCGGTCGCATGCAACAGCGCTTTTGATGGAATGCAGCCCACATTGAGGCAGGTGCCGCCATGCGTGGCGCGCTTTTCGATGACAGCCACTTTCATCCCCAGCTGCGCCGCGCGAATGGCGCAGACATAGCCGCCGGGTCCGGTGCCGATAACGATGAGATCGTGAGACATGATCAGAGATCCAGCAGCGCGCGTTGCGGGTCTTCCAGGCCGTCCTTGATGCGCACGAGGAAGGTCACCGCTTCCTTGCCGTCTACGATACGGTGATCATACGAAAGTGCGAGATACATCATCGGGCGGATCACCACCTGGCCGTTCACCGCAATCGGCCGGTCCTTGATCGCATGCATGCCCAGAATGCCGCTCTGCGGTGCATTCAATATCGGCGTGCTCATCAGCGAACCATAGATGCCGCCATTGGTGACAGTGAAGGTGCCGCCCTGCATGTCGGCAATCTGCAGCTTGCCGTCACGCGCCTGCTTGCCATAGCCGGCAATGGTCTTTTCAATGCCCGCAAAGGACAGCATGTCGGCATTGCGCACCACCGGCACGACGAGGCCCTTGTCGGTGCCCACCGCCACGCCGATATTGTAGTAATTCTTGTACACAATGTCTTCGCCATCGATCTCGGCATTGACGGCGGGCACATCCCGCAGCGCCTGGATAACGGCCTTCACGAAGAAACTCATGAAGCCCAGCTTGGTGCCGTGCTTCTTCTCGAACACATCCTTGTACTGATTGCGCATCGCCATCACCGATGACATGTCCACCTCGTTGAACGTGGTCAGCATCGCGGCGGTGTTCTGCGCATCTTTCAGGCGCTTGGCGATGGTGGCGCGCAGGCGCGTCATCTTCACCCGCTCTTCGCCACCAGCGGGCGCAGCAGGAACCGGCGCCGACACCGCAACAGGTGCAGGCGCAGCAGCAGGCGCTGCCGCTGGCTTGGTTTCCATCGCACCAATCACATCACCCTTGGTGATGCGGCCATCCTTGCCAGTGCCGGGAATATCAGCCGGGTTGAGATTGTTCTCGACAACCGCTTTGCGTACGGCGGGAGACAGCGTCTGTTCAACCACTGCCGGTGCAGCCGCCGGAGCAGGCGCAGCCGAAGGCTTCGCGGCAGGAGACGAAGGTGCGGCACCCGCAGCACCTTCAAGGATCGAACCCAGAAGCGCACCCACCGCGATAGTCGCACCCGGCGCGGCATTGATCTTTTCCAGCTTGCCAGAGGCGGGTGCCGGCACTTCCACCGTCACCTTGTCGGTTTCAAGCTCGACCAGCGGCTCATCGATCTTGATCGCATCGCCTTCCTTCTTGAACCACTTTGCAATCGTGGCTTCCGTGACGCTTTCGCCAAGGGCGGGAACGCGGATTTCTTTGCTCATTTTTTTCGCCGTCTTTCAGAATGAAGTTGCTTAAGCCATGGCTTCGTCAAGGAACGCTTTCAGCTCCTTGAGATGCCGGCTCATCAGGCCCGATGCGGTGGCGGCAGAGGCCGCGCGGCCCACATAACGAACCTTGTTGTTCTTCGCCTTGATGAAGTCCAGCACGCGCTCCAGATTGGGCTGCGCGAAACTCCATGCGCCCATATTGTAGGGCTCTTCCTGGCACCAGACGAATTCGGCTTTTGAGAAGCGCGCCAGTTCCTGCGCCAGCGCCTTGTGCGGCCAGGGATAAAGCTGTTCAACGCGCAGCAGGTAAATGTCATTGAGGCCGCGTTTTTCGCGCTCCTCATAAAGATCGAAATAAACTTTACCCGTGCACAGCACCACGCGGCGGATCTTGTCGTCCTTTACGAGCTTGATCTTCTCGCTCTTCAGGAACTCAGCATCATCCCACAGGATGCGGTGGAAGGTGGAATTCGCACCCATGTCTTCCAGCGAAGACACCGCACGCTTGTTGCGCAGCAGGCTCTTCGGCGTCATCAGGATCAGCGGCTTGCGGAAGTCGCGCTTCATCTGGCGGCGCAGGATGTGGAAGTAATTCGCAGGCGTCGAACAATTCGCCACCTGCATATTGTCTTCCGCACACATCTGCAGGAAGCGCTCCAGTCGGGCGGAAGAATGTTCCGGCCCCTGGCCCTCATAACCATGCGGCAACAGCACCACGAGGCCCGACATGCGCAGCCACTTGCGTTCCGCCGATGAAATGAACTGGTCGAACAGAACCTGTGCGCCATTGGCGAAATCGCCGAATTGCGCTTCCCACAGCACGAGCGCATTGGGCTCGGCCAGTGAATAGCCATATTCAAAACCCAGCACGGCTTCTTCCGAGAGCATCGAATTGATGATCTCGATCTTGGTGGCTTGGTCTTTGACCAGATGATTGAGCGGCGTGTAGCGCTTCTCGGTTTCCTGGTCGATCAGGACCGCGTGGCGTTGCGAGAATGTGCCACGTTGCACGTCCTGGCCGGAAAGGCGGATCTTGGTGCCTTCCTTCAGCAGCGTGCCGTAAGCCAGCGATTCAGCCATGGCCCAGTCAATGCCCGAGCCATCTTCGATCATCTTGCGGCGGCCATCCAGCACGCGCTGCAGCGTGCGATGCGGCGTGAAGGTCTTCGGCACCTTGGTCAGCTTGATGCCGATGGCCTTCAGCTCTTCCACTTCAATGCCGGTCGTGCCGCGGCGCGCATCGTCTTGCGCTTCAGCGGTCTTCATGCCTGCCCAGCGTCCATCCAGCCAGTCAGCTTTATTGGCTTTGTAGGCCGAGGCCACACCCATCGCGTCATCAAGGCGCTTGCGGTATTCGGCCTTCATCTCGTCGAATTCGGCTTCGGTGACCGTGCCATTGGCAATCAGGCGCTTGGCATAGATGTTCACCGCGGTTTCATGGCCCTGGATGCGCTTGTACATCAGCGGCTGGGTGAACATCGGCTCGTCGGTTTCGTTATGGCCGAAGCGGCGATAGCAGAACATGTCGATGACGACAGGCTTCTTG
This Aestuariivirga litoralis DNA region includes the following protein-coding sequences:
- a CDS encoding 2-oxoglutarate dehydrogenase E1 component is translated as MNKTDLAAALEQSSFLYGGNAKFVEELYSTFKKDPAAVDIHWRQFFSELDSGALGAAPAARPSWERADWPAPPNDELTAALDGNWSAYDKAHAPKVDPKAVRAPALVAAPVAAPAAAAPNPDDVKKATLDSVRALMMIRAFRMRGHLGADLDPLKLKEPEPQPELDPATYGFGEADLDRPVFLDNVLGLEKGTIRQVTDILRRTYCGTLGVEFMHISDPVQKAWLQKRIEGESKEISFTPQGKKAILNKLIEAEGFEQFCNLKFTGTKRFGLDGGESMIPALEQIVKRGGQIGLKDIVLGMAHRGRLNVLANFLAKPYSAIFHEFQGGSSTPDEVEGSGDVKYHLGSSSDRVFDGNTVHLSLTANPSHLEIVDPVVLGKARAKQDARGDRERTSVLPLLIHGDAAFAGQGVIAECFGLSGLKGHRSGGSIHFIVNNQIGFTTSPLWSRSSPYPSDIAKMIEAPIFHANGDDPEAVVFAAKVAMEFRQEFKKPVVIDMFCYRRFGHNETDEPMFTQPLMYKRIQGHETAVNIYAKRLIANGTVTEAEFDEMKAEYRKRLDDAMGVASAYKANKADWLDGRWAGMKTAEAQDDARRGTTGIEVEELKAIGIKLTKVPKTFTPHRTLQRVLDGRRKMIEDGSGIDWAMAESLAYGTLLKEGTKIRLSGQDVQRGTFSQRHAVLIDQETEKRYTPLNHLVKDQATKIEIINSMLSEEAVLGFEYGYSLAEPNALVLWEAQFGDFANGAQVLFDQFISSAERKWLRMSGLVVLLPHGYEGQGPEHSSARLERFLQMCAEDNMQVANCSTPANYFHILRRQMKRDFRKPLILMTPKSLLRNKRAVSSLEDMGANSTFHRILWDDAEFLKSEKIKLVKDDKIRRVVLCTGKVYFDLYEEREKRGLNDIYLLRVEQLYPWPHKALAQELARFSKAEFVWCQEEPYNMGAWSFAQPNLERVLDFIKAKNNKVRYVGRAASAATASGLMSRHLKELKAFLDEAMA
- the lpdA gene encoding dihydrolipoyl dehydrogenase produces the protein MMSHDLIVIGTGPGGYVCAIRAAQLGMKVAVIEKRATHGGTCLNVGCIPSKALLHATELLAESKHGFARMGLTADTKVDFGQMLKFKQEVVESNTKGIDFLFKKNKIDVIRGSATIIGAGKVKVGDTVHEAKNIVIATGSESSKLKGVEVDEKTIVSSTGALVLEKIPASLTVIGAGVIGLELGSVYQRLGSKVTVVEYLDRILPGMDAEVAKAFQRLLEKQGFVFKLSSKVMGAETSAAGVTLSVEPAAGGAAEKIISDVVLLAVGRAANTEGLGAKEAGIVLDARGRVEVNEDFATSVPGIYAIGDVIRGPMLAHKAEDEGIAVAELLAGQAGHVNYGVIPGVVYTSPEVASVGKTEEELKQAGIEYKSGKFLFLANGRAKANQTTDGFVKILADAKTDKVLGCHIVGAQAGEMIHEVAVLMEFGGSAEDLARTCHAHPTLSEAVKEAAMAVDGRAIHS
- the odhB gene encoding 2-oxoglutarate dehydrogenase complex dihydrolipoyllysine-residue succinyltransferase, with amino-acid sequence MSKEIRVPALGESVTEATIAKWFKKEGDAIKIDEPLVELETDKVTVEVPAPASGKLEKINAAPGATIAVGALLGSILEGAAGAAPSSPAAKPSAAPAPAAAPAVVEQTLSPAVRKAVVENNLNPADIPGTGKDGRITKGDVIGAMETKPAAAPAAAPAPVAVSAPVPAAPAGGEERVKMTRLRATIAKRLKDAQNTAAMLTTFNEVDMSSVMAMRNQYKDVFEKKHGTKLGFMSFFVKAVIQALRDVPAVNAEIDGEDIVYKNYYNIGVAVGTDKGLVVPVVRNADMLSFAGIEKTIAGYGKQARDGKLQIADMQGGTFTVTNGGIYGSLMSTPILNAPQSGILGMHAIKDRPIAVNGQVVIRPMMYLALSYDHRIVDGKEAVTFLVRIKDGLEDPQRALLDL